The following are encoded in a window of Vespa crabro chromosome 2, iyVesCrab1.2, whole genome shotgun sequence genomic DNA:
- the LOC124422382 gene encoding BTB/POZ domain-containing protein KCTD5 isoform X2, producing the protein MNVEADMANFSENSHEMTENNMQQRCNIQWVKLNVGGTYFLTSKTTLSRDPNSFLYRLCQEDSDLISDRDETGAYLIDRDPTYFSPILNYLRHGKLVINKDLTEEGVLEEAEFYNITELIRLVKERIIMRDTRPLRDSKKHVYRVLQCHEDELTQMVSTMSDGWKFEQLINIGSQYNYGNDDHAEFLCVVSREYGPSQINSKEQESTDRVKLFY; encoded by the exons atgaatgtcgAAGCGGACATGGCAAATTTCAGCGAGAATTCACACGAAATGACAGAAAATAACATGCAGCAACGTTGTAATATACAATGGGTAAAATTAAATGTGGGCGGAACATATTTCTTAACTTCAAAAACTACGTTGTCTCGGGATCCTAATTCATTTCTGTATCGACTTTGTCAAGAAGATTCGGACCTTATATCGGACAGG GATGAAACTGGTGCTTACTTAATAGACCGTGATCCAACATATTTTAGTCCTATCTTAAACTATTTAAGACATGGTAAATTGGTTATCAATAAGGACTTAACTGAAGAAGGTGTATTAGAAGAGGCAgagttttataatattactgaACTAATTCGACTAGTTAAGGAACGTATTATAATGCGAGATACGAGACCTTTAAGAGATTCAAAGAAACATGTCTATAGAGTATTGCAATGTCATGAGGATGAATTAACACAAATGGTGTCAACAATGTCAGATGGATGGAAATTTGAACag CTAATCAATATAGGCTCCCAATATAATTATGGAAATGATGATCATGCTGAATTCCTATGTGTGGTGAGTCGTGAATATGGACCAAGTCAAATCAATAGCAAGGAGCAGGAATCAACTGATCGTGTTAAG cttttttattaa
- the LOC124422382 gene encoding BTB/POZ domain-containing protein KCTD5 isoform X1 encodes MNVEADMANFSENSHEMTENNMQQRCNIQWVKLNVGGTYFLTSKTTLSRDPNSFLYRLCQEDSDLISDRDETGAYLIDRDPTYFSPILNYLRHGKLVINKDLTEEGVLEEAEFYNITELIRLVKERIIMRDTRPLRDSKKHVYRVLQCHEDELTQMVSTMSDGWKFEQLINIGSQYNYGNDDHAEFLCVVSREYGPSQINSKEQESTDRVKVLQQKGSRM; translated from the exons atgaatgtcgAAGCGGACATGGCAAATTTCAGCGAGAATTCACACGAAATGACAGAAAATAACATGCAGCAACGTTGTAATATACAATGGGTAAAATTAAATGTGGGCGGAACATATTTCTTAACTTCAAAAACTACGTTGTCTCGGGATCCTAATTCATTTCTGTATCGACTTTGTCAAGAAGATTCGGACCTTATATCGGACAGG GATGAAACTGGTGCTTACTTAATAGACCGTGATCCAACATATTTTAGTCCTATCTTAAACTATTTAAGACATGGTAAATTGGTTATCAATAAGGACTTAACTGAAGAAGGTGTATTAGAAGAGGCAgagttttataatattactgaACTAATTCGACTAGTTAAGGAACGTATTATAATGCGAGATACGAGACCTTTAAGAGATTCAAAGAAACATGTCTATAGAGTATTGCAATGTCATGAGGATGAATTAACACAAATGGTGTCAACAATGTCAGATGGATGGAAATTTGAACag CTAATCAATATAGGCTCCCAATATAATTATGGAAATGATGATCATGCTGAATTCCTATGTGTGGTGAGTCGTGAATATGGACCAAGTCAAATCAATAGCAAGGAGCAGGAATCAACTGATCGTGTTAAG
- the LOC124422381 gene encoding F-box/SPRY domain-containing protein 1, with protein MDGIALNASDHVLEVIFSYLDLHTLRNCALVCKRWYRFLRDENNDVWRMHCIRTLAQEALSSDLLSSVPTYKAKLRAFYHAWNPNDCSRNVYIKPNGFTLHRNPVAQSTDACRGKIGFRHGRHAWEVIWEGPLGTVAVVGIATKEAPLLCHGYVALLGSDEHSWGWNLVDNHLLHNGDAQGSYPLLNNAPTYQIGEKIRVILDCDDNTLSFEKNYEFLGVAFRGLPDKRLYPSVSAVYGNSEISMVYIGPPLDG; from the exons ATGGACGGTATCGCATTGAACGCGTCAGATCATGTCTTAGAAGtgattttctcttatttagaCTTACACACTTTAAGAAACTGTGCATTGGTATGTAAGAGGTGGTATAGATTCTTAAGggatgaaaataacgatgtatGGAGAATGCATTGTATTAGAACATTAGCTCAAGAGGCACTTAGTTCtgatttattatcatcagTACCTACTTACAAAGCAAAGCTTCGAGCATTTTATCATGCTTGGAATCCGAATGATTGTTCACGTAATGTTTATATCAAGCCAAATGGATTTACTTTACACAG GAATCCTGTTGCACAAAGTACAGATGCTTGTAGAGGTAAAATAGGTTTTCGACATGGACGTCATGCATGGGAAGTGATATGGGAAGGACCTTTAGGTACAGTAGCTGTTGTAGGTATAGCTACAAAAGAGGCGCCTTTGTTATGTCATGGATATGTAGCTCTGCTTGGTTCTGATGAACACTCTTGGGGATGGAATCTCGTTGACAATCATTTATTACACAATGGAGATGCACAAGGAAGTTATCCATTACTTAATAATGCTCCAACATACCAg ATAGGAGAAAAAATTAGAGTCATATTAGACTGTGATGATAACACACTGTCATTTGAGAAGAATTATGAGTTTCTAGGTGTAGCTTTTAGAG GGTTACCAGATAAAAGGTTATATCCATCGGTTTCTGCAGTATATGGAAATTCAGAAATATCAATGGTGTACATAGGGCCACCTCTAGATGGCTAA